From Chloroflexota bacterium:
ACTGTCTCTGGCACGGCGCATCCGCATTGCTTCGTCAACTAGAACGAAGATATACCTGTAGGCAAAGGAAAGGGTCAAAGTCATCACCTTGGGCATTCTCAACTGCTGCAACCCCTTCAAAAGAACAGGAAACTTGGTCGTGGAGGACAGCAAGATCAGACTCATGATAGACAGAGAAGCCTTAATAAAGACTGTACGAAAGACCAGCAGTCCCTCATGTGTAACAGACACCTGCCAATGCCAGACATGAATACTTACCATCGTCTCTCCCGATCTAAAGAGGTTGAAGATACCAATCAACAGAACGAAGGGAATGATCACCAGCGCCCGCTTTGCTACATACAGCAGCGGTAACTTCGAAAGTAACAGCAAGAGGCTAATGAAGGCAAAATAGCTGACAAAGGCTCGCCACTCAGTGGCTGGCGTCATAACCACCGCTAAGACGAAAAACAGCGTGGTGATAAGCTTAGTACGCGGATCGAGCTTGTGGATGATGCTATCAAGATCACTATAGCGGTCGAGGAAGTTGTGCTCCATCCGATCCTGCCTAGCCGCTGGATAAGGGAGGTCTTGATTCTCGGACTGGACTTC
This genomic window contains:
- the cbiQ gene encoding cobalt ECF transporter T component CbiQ; the protein is MVWRGCSEPREAETRREVQSENQDLPYPAARQDRMEHNFLDRYSDLDSIIHKLDPRTKLITTLFFVLAVVMTPATEWRAFVSYFAFISLLLLLSKLPLLYVAKRALVIIPFVLLIGIFNLFRSGETMVSIHVWHWQVSVTHEGLLVFRTVFIKASLSIMSLILLSSTTKFPVLLKGLQQLRMPKVMTLTLSFAYRYIFVLVDEAMRMRRARDSRNFGGKRLWQLKTIGNMVGTLFLRTYERGERVYAAMASRGYDGRIIEANPLSFSYRDAYFSVATALVLVSIGLVSLLR